The sequence ttcaggataaaaaataaactgaatagagctaagcacaggcaaaatcctagaggaaagcctGGTTCAGTCTGATTTCCACGAGAcattgggagatgaattcacctttcagcaggataataatctaaaaaacaaggccaaatctacactggagttgcttaccaagaagacagtgaatgttcctgagtggctgagttacagttttgacataaattggcttgaaaatctattgcaagacttgaaaatggttgtctagcaaatATTTCACAACCCTgatgtgtaaagctcttagagacttacccagaaagactcacagctgtaatcactgccaaaggtattctaacatgtattgactcaggggtgtgaatgcttatgtaaatgagatatttctgtatttcattttcagtaaatttgcaaaaatgtctaaaaacaagttttcactttgtcattatggggtattgtgtgtaataatctatttaattcattttgatttcaggctgtaaaacaacaaaatgtggaataaatcaaggggtatgaatattttctgaaggctctgCAGTGCCTGATTTAGGTATAGGCTCCATGGGCAGCCGCCCAGGACGGCATCTTGCCGGGGACCCGCACAAAATGTTTTGGAATGGTGACATTTacgcgatcggttttctatcgctcatttgcacatcacatcaatgatatcatgtcaccgtgtgggactgtggtaGTGGGCGCcatgattctagtttgtgagcttggcaggctactgcctgggaaggtctcccactcagaagtacgagatggggagggaggcttgggtaggttgacctcaggtctccccactggaagcctgaGGTAGGGGGACCGGGGGAATgggcgcacctctaactttgtacattACTAATGGGGGGGTttgcccagggagccatacaagctagaaccgccactgagGCTCTGTAATATTATTAATATGCTGTGTCTGACAATCCGTCTGTGTTATTGCTTTGTTCCTATAGGAGTTCTTTGACATCTGGCCAGTGTTGATGGGAGACCAGCCCCCTTACTCTGGACCTCTTACCCCTGATGGCAGAGTAAGTGTTCACAACTATCTACTTATTATCCTATGAACTGGTCTTTACCTTTTTGCCTTTGTTTCTACAATTTTGCATTTGTGGTGtgtgattataattttttttgttaTCTGTGATTCTAGGAAGTCATATTCTACAAAGTCATTGATTATATTTTGCATGGAAAAGAGGACATCAAAGTTATCGCGTACGTTTATCTcacttatgtacagttgaagtagtTTCAACCCTGTattatcagacctgggttcaaatacatgtgcATTTGAGTAGTTggtattataaatattttttctgtgtatttgagtatttttaaATACACCGCCCAAAACAAGTACTTGTATTTGAGTATTTGAATGGTTATTTGTAAAGACCAAAAAGTCTACCAAATTGTATTTTAGAGGATTttcaaatacctgggttaaaCGCAAGGGAGTGTATTTTAGTCTGTGTATGCACATCTTTCTAATTCTTTCCAAATGTATTTCCAAACACATTAAAATGTTCAACTACTTGTCTTTTCAAATATAATATTTCTGAATACTTACTTTGAATGTATGTTAAAGTGATTGAGATATCTCAAATAGTATTTTAATCCAGGtctgtgtttgatactgtatagCGGAATAATCAGTGTGTGTTGTCTGACTGTGTTGTCAACAGGACTCCCACTCCAGAACACTGGGTTTTGTGTACTGGACTTCCCACATATGTGGCCGAAACTGGTCTTGTAAGTTTTTTAACTGGCATTCCAATAGCAAGTGTTCGAAATGCTCTCAGAATTTGGAATTGACTTGAAAATAACGCAATGTTCAAATTGCCATGATTTGCATGTGTGTTGATGCTGTACTCTTTATTTTGAATATCTAGATATGTAACATCATAAATCCCGCAACAGAGGAGATGTTCAAGTTTCAGGTACATTTGCTTCCTTATAAAATCAAGTATCCTTGTATGTGGTTTTAGCAAAAAGTTTAGCAACTTGCATAATTCCCGTTGACCATTTACCTTGTGTCTTCCCATAATACAGTCAGAACCCTTGGATGATAGTGGTTGGACCATAAAGAATGTGCTGTCCATGCCAATCGTCAACATGACAGAAGATATTGTGGGCGTGGCTACATTCTACAACAGGAAAGATGGGAAACCATTCGATCAGCAGGATGAGGAGCTAATGGAGGTACTTTACAGCACACAACTGTCTTCTCAACAACTCCTGTCTTCACAGACAAGTCATCAAGTCAAATGGCTCTATAAAGCCTTGTTCTCTGTATTTTTTGTGTAGACCATTAATTTATACAATGCACTGTGGCAGTCAAATGCCTCCCACTCTCTTCACCACATTGACCTGAGTGAACCTACTCTGAATGATAGTGTGATTGTCTGTCTACCCATGTTGGCTTCTGAGTGAACCTACTCTGAATGACATTGTTTCTGTCGGTCTCCCCAGGCTATGACTAACTTCCTGGGCTGGTCCCACCTCAACACAGACACCTATGACAGGATGAAAATGATAGAGAACCGGAAAGACATAGCTCAGGACATGGTGCTCTACCACGTCAAGTGCCGTGATGACGAAATACAGAATATCCTGGTGAAGCCTTGCTCACAGATATACACAGATCTAACCTCCTTTGCAAGAGAAGTGTTGTTTTAATATTTCACACTCATTGTTGTTTTATGTATCTTAGAAAACCAGACAGTATTTCAACAGAGAGCCCTGTGACTGTGAAGAGGATGAGTTCCTGCAGATTCTGGTATTGCTACCTTATTTTTGTAGAGTAATAATTTGGTCATAATCTGGAGGTTGTAGAATTATCTCTGATTTAGTCACTAGAGTATACATTTAAGTACTGGAACAGTAGGCCTGCATTTGAAAGCTCTAGCTAGATGTATATGGTTGTATAGatataggatcttcatttgatcaccctgtagcaggaaatgtaaaacgtgtagtgtatttaaGGTTGAAAAAGGCTTGCTTTTCCCGACAAAAATGCCTATTAATTATTATCAACATAATAATTaaaatgtcctgttgctgcaggattattttcctgctgtagcaaactagctcaaattaagatcctacatctgtatgtttaGTTTTTGTTAATAATGCCATAATAATCATGCATTATCACACAGAAAAAAGAACTGCCCGGCCCCAAGAAGTTTGAGATCTACGAGTTCGGGTTCTCTGACTTTGACTGCACAGAGCTGGAGCTGGTGATGTGTGGGATCCAGATGTACTATGAGGTCGGAGTGGTCAAGAAGTTCCAGGTTCCACAGGAGGTTTGTTGCAATCATGATCTGTACTGCAACATCTTTCAGTGCCGGGAAAGTGTTAATTCTGAATAATTTCTGTGCAGTTTGTCATTAGTTACTTTATTACTCTCCCATACTATCTGTATATGCTCTAAAGTTTTACAGATCCACTTCCAAATCCTATGAAAACCAACAGGCATCTTTATTTACTTCAACAGGTTCTGGTACGCTTCATGTACTCTGTCAGCAAAGGCTACAGGAAAATGCCCTATCACAACTGGCGCCACGGTTTCAATGTCGGACAGACCATGTTCACACTGTTGACGGTAGGAATGCTTACACCTCAGTAATGTACCTTAACATGTTTTCTTACTTGACAAAAAAACTTAACTGAAGACATGATTGAAAGATCTCTAATTCTGAAAGTCAAACTGCTGTATTTTGTTGTGTCAGACAGGGAACATGAAGAGATATTACACAGATCTGGAGGTGATGGCAATGATCACATCTGCTTTCCTCCATGATATCGACCACAGGGGCACCAACAACCTCTACCAGGTGAAGTGAGTATTCCTGGGAATCGCTGCTCTCTTTTTACGCTGCTTTCTGAAAGTTGGTACTGATGTTGGATCTTCATTTGACCAGTATTGTCACAGCAACATaatgattatgatttagtccactatgttgcttgatcggtggttaggctattagctggccaaaagtatgttacatgaaaagtgcaatactgttagtGTGCGTTAGTGtgggtgtgttagtgtgggttttcagtgaatttatgtaaatcacaggAAAATTGCAGGaaagtgcaggaaaattctcagcaacaaaagagtgatcaaattaggaTCCTACATCCGTGCAACCAGTCCTTAAATTATCTATGGGTCTCTTCTTTTACTCACTCTCTTGTCATAACTGAGGCCAAGCATGTAGAGAAGCACCTTGATTAGCTCTGTGTGATGAATGGCTTATGATGAGCTCTTTacagtgtctggtctggtctcccCTCACAAACAGATCTGGTAACCCACTTGCCAAGCTTCACGGCTCATCCGTCCTGGAGAGGCATCATCTAGAATTTAGCAAGTTCCTTCTGGCAGACGAGGTACGCAAGGGTTATGTATCTCAGCCATAAACATTCACTACTACAGTAGAACATTTTTtgtcaattatttatttatttgtactttaTGCTTCCATGTTGATCACATGCTCTAGTCtaactcctccatcctccccccagTCCTTGAATATCTACCAGAATCTCAACAGAAGACAGAACGAGCATGCCATCCACCTTATGGACATTGCCATCATTGCAACAGACTTGCAACTCTATTTCAAGTAAGACTTGCAACTCCAATTCAATtaagtttgctacagcaggaaaataatcctgcagcaacagaaaataTTAATTATTATGTGTATTATAATTTATGCATATTTTTTGTAGGGGTATATACATTATTTGTCAGGGAAATTctagtctgacattttaaagtggaaattacaaactttagaagactTTATAAAGCTTGAAttcactacaagtttgcatttcgtgctgtgcaggaaaattctccgcaacaaaagagtgatcaaattaaaatcctacatctgtatttacTTAACTGCAATACATATTGTATTCCCCATACAGATCTTAGGAAGAATGTATTGTTGTCAATGTGGATTCTTTTTCTGCATATTAAAGCACGGATTTAGATACGACGATCAAGCCTACTTCGTCCTGTAAAGTTGAGGGAACAAGATTTCACAATGCACTGCTTATAACTTTAACTGAATGTATAAATCTCTGTTTGGACATTTTCCAATGTCACCAGGAAGCGAACAATGTTCCAGAAGATTGTCGACCTATCAAAGACCTACGAAGATGAGAAGAAGTGGGTGGACTGGATGTCGCTGGAGACTACCAGGAAGGAGATTGTCCTGTGAGTGCAGTTCATGGTAGGGGGAGGATAGTAGTGATAGGGGAATATGTAGGATTATAACATGCACATTGGATCTTATTTTAGCATTTCTATTTTATGCTGAACCTTCAATAATTCCACTCAAAGGGCCATGATGATGACAGCATGTGACTTGTCAGCCCTCACTAAGCCATGGGAGGTACAAAGCAAGGTGAGAACCTCCCTTGATTATATATACGACATTTTAGCAGATGCTTGTGTGTTTCTGTAAGTGAATAAAGCTATCCAATATAGTGAAATACATTGGACTACCTGGCTTCGTTCCAGGTGGCGCTGTCTGAAGCAGCTGAGTTCTGGGTGCAGGGTGACTTGGAAAGAGAAGTTCTTGAAAAACAACCCATTGTGAGTAtatcaacgtgtgtgtgtgtgtgtgtgtgtgtgtgtgtgtgtgtgtgtgtgtgtgtgtgtgtgtgtgtgtgtgtgtgtgtgtgtgtgtgtgtgtgtgtgtgtgtgtgtgtgtgtgtgtgtgtgtgtgtgtgtgtgtgtgtgtgtgtgtgtgtgtgtgtgtgtgtgtgtgtgtgtgtgtgtgtgtgtgtgtgtgtgtgtgtgcctgttcttCGGATATCCACCTACATTTTTACACATCCAAGATTCCTGATGAAGAACTACGTTTtgttttgtgcgtgtgtgtgtgtgaaaccatGTTTCTCCCTCCTTTTCATCCAGACAATGATGGACAGAAACTGCGCTGGTGAACTGCCCAAGCTGCAGTGTGGTTTCATTGACTTTGTCTGCACATTTGTCTACAAGGTAACGTTACCGCATGTACTACCACTCCTTCAGACTAGCTACATCACTCAGCTTCACAGTTATTGCTAAGCACAAAGTAAACCATGAATCAATAGATCTTAGTGTTTGGTGAAATAGTTGGCATACCTTCTATTGGATGTGTAGAATGACCAAATGCACAAATCGTTGCCATTCAGACAAGCATTATTTGGTTAGACTGACAGAAATAGAGCTCTcaagtttttgttttgttgtttatcCGTCAGGAATTGTCCCGCTTCCATCCGGCCATCCAGCCGATGTATGATGGCATGCTGAACAACAGGAAGGAGTGGAAGGCCAAGCAGGAAGAGTACGAGGCACAACAGGCCATCCTGAAAGCCCAGTCAGGTCAGAGTGGAGGATATACTATGGCTCTCTAGTTTAGAGGGCATTTTGTCTGTGCATTAAAAGTAATACAGATTATCCTTAAACATGTATTGTTTTTTTGTATTCTTGCTATGTAAAGGGTCCAAGACGTGCTCAGTGTGCTAAAGCTCAGGACCTGTTTTGGAGGTAGGTCACTCCAGGATACATCACAGCCACACAGTCTTACTGCCGGCCGGGGCAGGACCAGCCTCACCTCAGAACAGCTGTGGAAGGACAGCCTCCCCTCACAGCATCAGAACTTTAGAGAAGAGCCAGAGGGACTCCTTATCAGCAAGGCCGTTGGACCTTCTGGTTCCAGACCCATGTTGGCACATTATGGCCACAACAGTCAATTTCCTGCCTTCAACTGAAGAGCAGTTATCATTAGTTGCATTGGCATATCCACATTTTGGAAGTTACCCCTTTCACTATGCTTCACGACATTCTGAGGAATCCTTCATGGTCTTAGTGGAGTTAATTTTTGTTTGTACTAACTTTTTTAACGTATGTACAGTAGGTTCCTGAAGGTTTTTATTGACCAATTAAAGGAACAAGAAGTCAACAACTTCTAAAATGTTTCCATATGTATGTATAATGTCATTAATATGACACTAAAGCCCTGTTTAAACCAGGTGCCAACATACGTTCTTTGTCCTGATCtagtccacattctgattgtggcCACATTTTCAGACATATGGTATTAAAGTGTGTCTCTTATCCATCCACTGTgtctgcattgtgaccagatttcctggtTCCTACATGTATGCAATTATTTCCCAGatattctttccaaataatatttatttatttgaagaCACATGGCAGAAGTCAATGGtgccacctgtcaatgatttCAGAGGCCAAAATAATGATTATTTAAATGGCTTCTCTGCGCAGGTCAGTCGACACTCTGGAGGTGGTCAGGAAGAGCTGACCTATGACTGCATTTGTCTAAAATTGTGGGAaaaatcagaatgtggacaagatcagaacAAAGGACACATGTTAGCACCCCGGGTATAAACGTAGCTTATTATGATTGCTTTTCGTTTTAAAACAGGTTACTGTTTCTTAACTAACATTTCTGTACAGAA is a genomic window of Salvelinus alpinus chromosome 18, SLU_Salpinus.1, whole genome shotgun sequence containing:
- the LOC139543789 gene encoding rod cGMP-specific 3',5'-cyclic phosphodiesterase subunit beta-like translates to MSATKEDVEKFLDGNPAFAQGYFNKKLTPGTLSVMAGISESKVDFGMLQELGQIEEGQILFDLIKEMQENVNMEKVVFKILKRIVALIQADRCSLFMYRERNGIAELATRLFNITTESELDDCVVHPDHEIVFPLDLGVVGNVAQTKKHINLKDVNESSHFSSFVDDLTEYKTRNILASPIMNGEDVVAVIMALNKTTGPHFTAEDEDLFLKYLRIATLNLKIYQLNYLYNCETRKGQVLLWSANKVFEELTDIERQFHKALYTVRAYLNCDRYSVGLLDMTKEKEFFDIWPVLMGDQPPYSGPLTPDGREVIFYKVIDYILHGKEDIKVIATPTPEHWVLCTGLPTYVAETGLICNIINPATEEMFKFQSEPLDDSGWTIKNVLSMPIVNMTEDIVGVATFYNRKDGKPFDQQDEELMEAMTNFLGWSHLNTDTYDRMKMIENRKDIAQDMVLYHVKCRDDEIQNILKTRQYFNREPCDCEEDEFLQILKKELPGPKKFEIYEFGFSDFDCTELELVMCGIQMYYEVGVVKKFQVPQEVLVRFMYSVSKGYRKMPYHNWRHGFNVGQTMFTLLTTGNMKRYYTDLEVMAMITSAFLHDIDHRGTNNLYQVKSGNPLAKLHGSSVLERHHLEFSKFLLADESLNIYQNLNRRQNEHAIHLMDIAIIATDLQLYFKKRTMFQKIVDLSKTYEDEKKWVDWMSLETTRKEIVLAMMMTACDLSALTKPWEVQSKVALSEAAEFWVQGDLEREVLEKQPITMMDRNCAGELPKLQCGFIDFVCTFVYKELSRFHPAIQPMYDGMLNNRKEWKAKQEEYEAQQAILKAQSGSKTCSVC